One Saccharopolyspora erythraea NRRL 2338 genomic region harbors:
- a CDS encoding PucR family transcriptional regulator, which produces MVADPADASEEITHSLAQARLNDVPALAERLMSAIFTDNPEWTDYSPVPREDLWEGCHRYLERILQILSGAVSGPDDDDVAAAIGRRRAEQGVPLEVMLRTFRLGGRIVWEALVEQAHADRADPDVVLGAATSMWTVIDGLSSTLSTSYRNTELEKLRRDDQRRHALVEDLLSGRARDTAFAQRTAKELDLPTGGRYLVVVAEMRADGSFALRGQQAALSALNVRSVWQVRADTLVGLVALEQRDEHPVLEVLRPLARGRVAASPTVRGLAEIGLAHQLALTTLGTSSHGASELVSLEERYPEALLVQSPDLAQRLLESQLGAVLELPVRERDMLLDTLTAWLEENCSTANAAVRLHCHRNTVLNRLHRITTLIGQPLYGRSAYVALSLALSALRLRDGLRG; this is translated from the coding sequence GTGGTAGCCGATCCTGCCGACGCCTCCGAAGAAATCACCCATTCCCTCGCCCAGGCGCGCCTCAACGACGTCCCGGCGCTCGCCGAGCGGCTGATGTCGGCCATCTTCACCGACAACCCGGAGTGGACCGATTACAGCCCGGTGCCACGCGAGGACCTGTGGGAAGGCTGCCACCGCTACCTCGAACGGATCCTGCAGATCCTCAGCGGCGCGGTCTCCGGACCCGATGACGACGACGTCGCCGCCGCGATCGGGCGCAGGCGCGCCGAGCAGGGCGTGCCGCTGGAGGTCATGCTGCGCACCTTCCGGCTCGGCGGCCGGATCGTCTGGGAGGCGCTGGTCGAGCAGGCCCACGCCGACCGCGCCGACCCCGACGTGGTGCTCGGCGCGGCCACCTCGATGTGGACCGTGATCGACGGCCTGTCCTCGACGCTGTCGACCTCCTACCGCAACACCGAGCTGGAGAAGCTGCGCCGCGACGACCAGCGCCGGCACGCGCTGGTCGAGGACCTGCTCAGCGGCCGGGCCAGGGACACCGCCTTCGCCCAGCGCACCGCCAAGGAGCTCGACCTGCCCACCGGCGGGCGCTACCTGGTGGTCGTCGCCGAGATGCGCGCCGACGGCAGCTTCGCGCTGCGCGGCCAGCAGGCCGCGCTGAGCGCGCTCAACGTCCGGTCGGTGTGGCAGGTGCGCGCCGACACCCTGGTCGGCCTGGTGGCGCTGGAGCAGCGCGACGAGCACCCGGTGCTGGAGGTGTTGCGGCCCCTGGCGCGCGGCCGGGTGGCCGCGTCGCCGACGGTGCGCGGGCTGGCCGAGATCGGCCTGGCGCACCAGCTCGCGCTGACCACGCTGGGGACCTCCTCCCACGGCGCGAGCGAGCTGGTGTCGCTGGAGGAGCGCTACCCGGAGGCGCTGCTGGTGCAGTCGCCGGACCTGGCGCAGCGGCTGCTGGAGTCGCAGCTCGGGGCGGTGCTGGAGCTGCCGGTGCGGGAGCGGGACATGCTGCTGGACACCCTGACGGCGTGGCTGGAGGAGAACTGCTCGACCGCCAACGCGGCGGTCCGGCTGCACTGCCACCGCAACACGGTGCTCAACCGGCTGCACCGGATCACGACGCTGATCGGCCAGCCGCTGTACGGGCGAAGCGCCTACGTCGCGCTGTCGCTGGCGCTGTCGGCGCTGCGGCTGCGCGACGGTCTGCGCGGCTGA
- a CDS encoding GntR family transcriptional regulator, whose protein sequence is MPGAGRRAQLPEEVAAWIRERILTGRLRGGAHLHLERLADELGVSVTPVREALLALRGEGFVELQPRRGFTVVPLTRRDVEDTHRLQATLAGELAARAARDIGPQQLARLEALYAEMESAGRCGGEIDELALLFHHELNSVADSGKLAWFLGIALRYTPRRFTSGVPGWRDMAVADHREILVALRNHDPYGARAAMHKHVTHTGRLLTHHLEQSGMWAGGD, encoded by the coding sequence ATGCCCGGAGCAGGACGGCGTGCGCAGCTGCCGGAGGAGGTCGCCGCCTGGATCCGCGAGCGGATCCTCACCGGCCGGCTGCGCGGCGGCGCGCACCTGCACCTGGAGCGGCTCGCCGACGAGCTGGGCGTCAGCGTCACTCCGGTCCGGGAGGCGCTTCTGGCGCTGCGCGGCGAGGGTTTCGTCGAGTTGCAGCCGCGGCGCGGGTTCACGGTGGTGCCGCTGACCCGCCGTGACGTCGAGGACACGCACCGTTTGCAGGCCACGCTCGCCGGGGAGTTGGCCGCCCGCGCCGCGCGCGACATCGGGCCGCAACAACTCGCGCGCCTGGAGGCGTTGTACGCCGAGATGGAGAGCGCGGGCCGGTGCGGCGGGGAGATCGACGAGCTGGCGCTGCTCTTCCACCACGAGCTCAACAGCGTCGCGGACTCGGGAAAACTGGCCTGGTTCCTGGGAATCGCGCTGCGCTACACGCCGCGGCGGTTCACCTCGGGAGTGCCCGGCTGGCGCGACATGGCGGTGGCCGACCACCGGGAAATCCTGGTGGCGCTGCGGAATCACGACCCCTACGGCGCACGCGCGGCGATGCACAAGCACGTGACCCACACCGGACGGTTACTGACCCATCACCTGGAGCAATCGGGAATGTGGGCGGGCGGGGACTGA
- a CDS encoding vitamin K epoxide reductase family protein: MTATMPATTGTGSAGTPVQVQRGLGWLYVVGGLVGLAASFALVLEKLAKLANPGYVPTCSLNPIISCGSVMDSPQAALFGFPNPLLGVASFPVMVVFGAALLAGFPAPRWFWVGAQLGTTLGVVFVHWLIFQSLYEIGALCPYCMVVWVVTIPMFWYTTLHNLRPGRVGEALARVHSVVLAVWYLAIVVLCLQAFWDYWTTLL; the protein is encoded by the coding sequence GTGACCGCGACCATGCCCGCCACGACCGGCACCGGCAGCGCCGGCACCCCGGTGCAGGTCCAGCGCGGGCTCGGCTGGCTCTACGTCGTCGGCGGCCTGGTCGGGCTGGCCGCCTCGTTCGCGCTGGTCCTGGAGAAGCTGGCCAAGCTGGCCAACCCGGGCTACGTGCCGACCTGCAGCCTCAACCCGATCATCTCGTGCGGTTCGGTGATGGACAGCCCGCAGGCGGCGCTGTTCGGTTTCCCGAACCCGCTGCTGGGCGTGGCGAGCTTCCCGGTCATGGTGGTCTTCGGCGCGGCGCTGCTGGCGGGGTTCCCCGCCCCGCGCTGGTTCTGGGTCGGCGCCCAGCTCGGCACCACCCTCGGCGTGGTCTTCGTGCACTGGCTGATCTTCCAGAGCCTGTACGAGATCGGCGCGCTGTGCCCGTACTGCATGGTCGTGTGGGTCGTGACGATCCCGATGTTCTGGTACACCACGCTGCACAACCTGCGGCCCGGCCGCGTGGGGGAGGCGCTGGCGCGGGTGCACAGCGTGGTGCTGGCGGTCTGGTACCTCGCGATCGTGGTCCTGTGCCTGCAGGCGTTCTGGGACTACTGGACGACCCTGCTGTAG
- a CDS encoding NAD-dependent epimerase/dehydratase family protein, protein MRILVLGGDGYLGWPTALHLSDRGHEVAVADNYARRAYDHEMGVQSLVPIEPMQVRLEAWRQVSGKTIKSYYGDLVDGDFTVEMIRDFRPDTIVHFAEQRAAPYSMIDRRHAVYTQQNNVVGNLNVLFAIQEVDPDIHLVKLGTMGEYGTPNIDIEEGWLEVTHKGRTDRVLYPKKPGSFYHLSKVHDSHNIEFACRIWGLRATDLNQGVVYGQETPQTALDTRLATRFDYDAIFGTVLNRFVIQAVLGHPLTVYGTGGQTRGLIDIRDTVECIRLASENPAEPGEFRVFNQITESFSVEEIAKVVANSFEGEVSVEHLDNPRVEQQEHYYNVVHTGLVELGLEPHLLSNTLIESLFGVADKYKDRVDLAAMLPTVKWRSASSPMRTEA, encoded by the coding sequence GTGCGAATCCTCGTCCTCGGAGGGGATGGCTACCTTGGCTGGCCGACCGCTCTGCATCTGTCCGACCGCGGCCACGAGGTCGCCGTGGCCGACAACTACGCCCGCAGGGCCTACGACCACGAGATGGGTGTCCAGAGCCTCGTACCGATCGAGCCCATGCAGGTCCGCCTCGAAGCGTGGCGACAGGTTTCGGGCAAGACCATCAAGTCCTACTACGGTGACCTCGTCGACGGCGACTTCACGGTCGAGATGATCCGGGACTTCCGCCCGGACACCATCGTCCACTTCGCCGAGCAGCGCGCGGCGCCGTACTCGATGATCGACCGCAGGCACGCGGTCTACACCCAGCAGAACAACGTGGTCGGCAACCTCAACGTGCTGTTCGCGATCCAGGAGGTCGACCCCGACATCCACCTGGTCAAGCTCGGCACGATGGGCGAGTACGGCACGCCCAACATCGACATCGAGGAGGGATGGCTGGAGGTCACCCACAAGGGGCGGACCGACCGGGTGCTGTACCCGAAGAAGCCGGGCTCCTTCTACCACCTGAGCAAGGTGCACGACAGCCACAACATCGAGTTCGCCTGCCGCATCTGGGGCCTGCGCGCCACCGACCTCAACCAGGGCGTGGTGTACGGGCAGGAGACCCCGCAGACGGCGCTGGACACCAGGCTCGCGACCCGCTTCGACTACGACGCCATCTTCGGCACCGTGCTCAACCGGTTCGTCATCCAGGCGGTCCTCGGCCACCCGCTGACCGTGTACGGCACCGGCGGGCAGACCCGTGGCCTGATCGACATCCGCGACACCGTCGAGTGCATTCGGCTGGCCTCGGAGAACCCGGCCGAGCCCGGGGAGTTCCGGGTGTTCAACCAGATCACCGAGAGCTTCTCGGTCGAGGAGATCGCCAAGGTCGTGGCCAACAGCTTCGAGGGCGAGGTCTCGGTCGAGCACCTGGACAACCCGCGCGTCGAGCAGCAGGAGCACTACTACAACGTGGTGCACACCGGCCTCGTCGAACTCGGGCTGGAGCCGCACCTGCTGTCCAACACGCTCATCGAGTCGCTGTTCGGCGTGGCGGACAAGTACAAGGACCGCGTCGACCTCGCCGCGATGCTGCCGACCGTGAAGTGGCGTTCGGCGTCGAGCCCGATGCGCACGGAGGCCTGA
- a CDS encoding RNA polymerase sigma factor SigF has translation MKHADSGPAAASRNQRYDELAPLFAEFAKVERQDPRHEQLRDRLVTEHLPVAEHIARRFSHRGESQEDLTQVATLGLINAVDRFDPGRGVDFLSYAVPTIMGEVRRHFRDTGWAVRMPRRLQELHLSVSAAIARLSQEFGRAPTPSEIAEHLGISTNDVYHGLEAGNAYRSASLDELLTDTDEIPLGDAIGSNDAELDEVENRETIRPLLAELEERERRILVMRFFRGMTQTQIAEQVGISQMHVSRLLSRTLAWLRERLETDVPDLRPGCSHEARTRQD, from the coding sequence GTGAAGCATGCGGACTCCGGGCCTGCCGCCGCTTCGCGGAACCAGCGCTACGACGAACTGGCTCCGCTGTTCGCCGAGTTCGCGAAGGTGGAGCGGCAGGACCCCCGCCACGAGCAACTGCGCGACAGGCTGGTGACCGAGCACCTGCCGGTTGCCGAGCACATCGCGCGCAGGTTCAGCCATCGTGGGGAGTCCCAGGAAGACCTGACCCAGGTCGCCACGCTCGGTCTCATCAACGCCGTGGACCGCTTCGACCCCGGCCGCGGCGTCGACTTCCTCTCCTACGCGGTGCCCACCATCATGGGCGAGGTCCGCAGGCACTTCCGGGACACCGGGTGGGCGGTGCGGATGCCGCGCAGGCTGCAGGAGCTGCACCTGTCGGTCTCGGCGGCCATCGCACGGCTGTCGCAGGAGTTCGGCCGCGCCCCGACACCGAGCGAGATCGCCGAGCACCTGGGCATCAGCACCAACGACGTCTACCACGGGCTGGAGGCGGGCAACGCCTACCGCAGCGCGTCGCTGGACGAGCTGCTGACCGACACCGACGAGATCCCCCTCGGCGACGCCATCGGCTCCAACGACGCGGAGCTCGACGAGGTGGAGAACCGCGAGACCATCCGCCCGCTGCTGGCTGAGCTGGAGGAGCGCGAGCGGCGCATCCTGGTCATGCGCTTCTTCCGGGGCATGACCCAGACGCAGATCGCCGAACAGGTCGGCATCTCCCAGATGCACGTGTCGCGGCTGCTGTCCCGGACGCTTGCCTGGCTGCGGGAGCGCCTGGAGACCGACGTCCCGGACCTGCGGCCGGGATGCTCCCACGAGGCCCGCACCAGGCAGGACTGA
- a CDS encoding MFS transporter, giving the protein MTRTDVVRPGSAARARGGGRRELLAGAVGAAVESFDWTIYAVMAPYFASQMFAGDDELTKLLAAYAGFAVSFVVRPLGSYLFGRLADSRGRRFALVASMGTICLGSLLISALPTAASIGIAAPVLLVLLRAVQGVAMGGEPPSVAAYITETAPKDRRFLYSGLSHGGVIVGNVLCFAVVGFLLLWMGERGVADGGWRLGFVFAALFGLLAFWVRRTAAESGAFERAATSGAAQPVRVRAHVRNMVAVFLMTTGTTVGYYFGTTYLPAYAAQVGVAHAASNNLSMIPSLLVLLVAMAVSGLLADRFGGMRVFRAGVGMLVVITVPVMAGLAGGVLPLWAATVIYLVLGVGPTVALVNVLFTRMFPVGVRVVCMGLPYTLAVALFGGTFPMVAQALGAVGLLHAVPWVAASLAAVSLAGTAVLKREAHESSGPA; this is encoded by the coding sequence GTGACCCGGACCGACGTGGTACGTCCCGGAAGTGCCGCCAGGGCACGCGGCGGGGGACGCCGCGAGCTGCTGGCCGGCGCGGTCGGCGCGGCCGTGGAGTCGTTCGACTGGACGATCTACGCCGTCATGGCGCCCTACTTCGCGTCGCAGATGTTCGCGGGCGACGACGAGCTGACCAAGCTGCTGGCCGCCTACGCGGGCTTCGCGGTGAGCTTCGTGGTGCGCCCGCTGGGCAGCTACCTGTTCGGCAGGCTCGCCGACTCGCGCGGCAGGCGGTTCGCGCTCGTGGCGAGCATGGGCACGATCTGCCTCGGCAGCCTGCTCATCTCCGCGCTGCCCACGGCCGCGAGCATCGGGATCGCCGCCCCCGTGCTGCTCGTGCTGCTGCGCGCCGTGCAGGGCGTGGCGATGGGCGGGGAACCGCCGAGCGTCGCCGCCTACATCACCGAGACCGCGCCGAAGGACCGCCGGTTCCTCTACAGCGGCCTCTCCCACGGCGGCGTGATCGTGGGCAACGTGCTGTGCTTCGCGGTCGTCGGGTTCCTGCTGCTGTGGATGGGGGAGCGGGGCGTGGCCGACGGCGGCTGGCGCCTCGGGTTCGTCTTCGCGGCGCTGTTCGGGCTGCTGGCGTTCTGGGTCCGCCGGACCGCCGCCGAGAGCGGGGCCTTCGAGCGCGCCGCGACCAGCGGCGCCGCGCAGCCGGTCCGGGTTCGCGCGCACGTCCGCAACATGGTCGCGGTCTTCCTCATGACCACCGGTACGACGGTCGGCTACTACTTCGGCACGACCTACCTGCCCGCCTACGCCGCGCAGGTCGGCGTCGCGCACGCCGCGTCGAACAACCTGAGCATGATCCCGAGCCTTCTCGTGCTGCTGGTCGCGATGGCGGTCAGCGGGCTGCTGGCCGACCGCTTCGGCGGCATGCGGGTCTTCCGCGCCGGAGTGGGGATGCTGGTGGTGATCACCGTGCCGGTGATGGCGGGGCTGGCAGGCGGGGTGCTGCCGCTCTGGGCGGCGACGGTGATCTACCTGGTGCTCGGTGTCGGGCCGACGGTCGCGCTGGTCAACGTGCTCTTCACGCGGATGTTCCCGGTCGGGGTGCGGGTGGTGTGCATGGGGCTGCCCTACACCCTCGCCGTCGCGCTGTTCGGCGGTACGTTCCCGATGGTGGCGCAGGCCCTCGGCGCGGTGGGCCTGCTGCACGCGGTGCCCTGGGTGGCGGCATCCCTCGCCGCGGTGTCGCTCGCCGGCACGGCGGTGCTCAAGCGCGAGGCCCACGAGTCTTCCGGGCCGGCATAG
- a CDS encoding sulfite exporter TauE/SafE family protein — MPAFLLFAIGGFVAQLVDGSLGMAYGVTSTTILLTAGLTPALASASVHLAEIGTSVVSGASHWKFGNVDWKMVLLLGVPGAIGAFLGATALSNLSTEAAEPWMAAILFALGFYVALKFALRPVRRRQLTGVSPKLLAPLGLVAGFVDATGGGGWGPVSTPTLLSTGKIEPRKVIGSVDTSEFLVALAASVGFLTSLSDQKFSWTTVAALLLGGVIAAPLAAYLVRIVPMRLIGVGAGGLIVLTNARTLVKGLDITTPSPTLIYALITAAWIAALAYTIRGVVRERTQPVAEQEEEQVEAVAG, encoded by the coding sequence ATGCCCGCATTCCTGCTCTTCGCCATCGGCGGCTTCGTCGCACAGCTCGTGGACGGCTCCCTGGGCATGGCCTACGGGGTGACCTCGACCACGATCCTGCTAACCGCCGGCCTGACGCCCGCGCTCGCCTCGGCGTCGGTGCACCTGGCCGAGATCGGCACCTCCGTCGTCTCCGGCGCCTCGCACTGGAAGTTCGGCAACGTCGACTGGAAGATGGTGCTCCTGCTCGGCGTGCCCGGCGCGATCGGCGCGTTCCTCGGCGCGACGGCACTGAGCAACCTGTCGACCGAGGCCGCGGAGCCGTGGATGGCGGCCATCCTGTTCGCCCTCGGCTTCTACGTGGCGCTGAAGTTCGCGCTGCGGCCGGTGCGCCGCCGCCAGCTCACCGGGGTGAGCCCCAAGCTGCTGGCGCCGCTGGGCCTGGTCGCCGGTTTCGTCGACGCCACCGGCGGTGGCGGCTGGGGCCCGGTGTCCACCCCGACGCTGCTGAGCACCGGCAAGATCGAGCCGCGCAAGGTCATCGGGTCGGTGGACACCAGCGAGTTCCTGGTCGCGCTGGCGGCCAGCGTCGGCTTCCTGACCTCGCTTTCGGACCAGAAGTTCTCCTGGACCACGGTGGCCGCGCTGCTGCTGGGCGGTGTGATCGCGGCGCCGCTGGCGGCCTACCTGGTGCGGATCGTGCCGATGCGGCTGATCGGCGTCGGCGCGGGCGGGCTGATCGTACTGACCAACGCCCGCACGCTGGTCAAGGGCCTGGACATCACGACGCCGTCGCCGACGCTGATCTACGCGCTCATCACGGCCGCGTGGATCGCCGCGCTGGCCTACACGATCCGCGGCGTGGTGCGCGAGCGCACCCAGCCGGTCGCCGAGCAGGAAGAGGAGCAGGTCGAGGCGGTCGCCGGCTGA
- the ligD gene encoding non-homologous end-joining DNA ligase, with amino-acid sequence MTDPQALLDDDERSLLRRWTGDWAEPQLATLTDAPFSDPAWIYERKLDGMRVIAGSEGGGEPVLWSRSHRRVNTAYPEVADALAEQAADRFVVDGEVVAFEGDQTSFARLQRRIHLGDARAARNTGVRVFYYVFDVLAFGGVDLRRLPLRTRKRLLRESFDFADPLRFSAHRSGNGEEFLAQACERGWEGLIAKRADRPYCSGRSRDWLKFKCVSDQEFVIGGYTEPKGSRVGFGALLLGYYEGDRFRYAGKVGTGYDERTLRDLRARLDRIERDASPFHDRVAERDAHWVEPELVAQIGFTEWTSDGRLRHPRFSGLRNDKPAHEVVREAPA; translated from the coding sequence ATGACCGACCCGCAGGCCCTGCTGGACGACGACGAACGGTCGCTGCTTCGGCGGTGGACCGGCGACTGGGCGGAGCCCCAGCTCGCGACCCTGACCGACGCGCCCTTCTCCGACCCCGCCTGGATCTACGAGCGCAAGCTCGACGGGATGCGGGTGATCGCGGGCAGCGAGGGGGGCGGTGAACCCGTTCTGTGGTCGCGCAGTCACAGACGGGTCAACACGGCTTACCCGGAGGTGGCCGACGCGCTCGCGGAGCAGGCGGCCGACCGGTTCGTCGTCGACGGCGAGGTGGTGGCGTTCGAGGGCGACCAGACCAGCTTCGCGCGCCTGCAGCGCCGCATCCACCTGGGCGACGCGCGCGCCGCGCGCAACACCGGGGTGCGCGTCTTCTACTACGTCTTCGACGTGCTCGCCTTCGGCGGCGTGGACCTGCGGAGGCTGCCGCTGCGGACCAGGAAGCGGCTGCTGAGAGAGTCTTTCGACTTCGCCGACCCGCTGCGCTTCAGCGCTCATCGCAGCGGCAACGGCGAGGAGTTCCTGGCCCAGGCGTGCGAGCGGGGCTGGGAGGGGCTGATCGCCAAGCGGGCCGACCGCCCCTACTGCAGCGGGCGCTCCCGCGACTGGCTGAAGTTCAAGTGCGTGTCGGACCAGGAGTTCGTCATCGGCGGCTACACCGAACCCAAGGGATCGCGCGTCGGCTTCGGAGCGTTGCTGCTCGGTTACTACGAGGGAGACCGCTTCCGCTACGCGGGCAAGGTCGGCACCGGCTACGACGAGCGGACGCTGCGCGACCTGCGGGCGAGGCTGGACCGCATCGAGCGGGACGCATCCCCGTTCCACGACCGCGTCGCGGAACGGGACGCGCACTGGGTGGAGCCGGAGCTGGTCGCCCAGATCGGTTTCACCGAGTGGACGAGCGACGGCAGGCTCCGGCATCCGCGGTTCTCGGGGCTGCGCAACGACAAACCCGCGCACGAGGTGGTCCGGGAAGCCCCGGCCTAG
- a CDS encoding ATP-binding protein codes for MSLERDTGYAEPDTPTSNLVEVRVAAEPAQLAVMRAVIGDLAMRADFDVDSIADLRLAVDEACSSLVRLAAPSASLVCRFHIHEGGLSVTAEVISDDAFGPRKDTFSWRVLSALADSVSTSVQSDAGSDGSHLVRIELTKGRTAHE; via the coding sequence ATGAGCCTGGAGCGCGACACCGGGTACGCCGAACCCGACACGCCCACGTCGAACCTGGTCGAGGTCCGCGTCGCTGCGGAGCCCGCCCAGCTCGCGGTGATGCGTGCGGTCATCGGCGACCTCGCCATGCGCGCGGATTTCGACGTCGACTCGATCGCCGACCTGCGGCTGGCAGTGGACGAGGCCTGCTCGTCGCTGGTCCGCCTCGCCGCTCCGTCGGCCTCCCTGGTCTGCCGGTTCCACATCCACGAGGGCGGGCTCTCGGTCACCGCGGAGGTGATCAGCGACGATGCCTTCGGCCCTCGCAAGGACACCTTCAGCTGGCGCGTGCTCAGCGCACTCGCCGACAGTGTGTCAACCTCGGTTCAGTCCGATGCGGGCTCCGACGGGAGCCATCTGGTGCGCATCGAACTGACCAAGGGACGGACGGCTCACGAGTGA
- a CDS encoding M23 family metallopeptidase, which yields MGKHRKEDGHTPMASLRETLVNTFKPRSGESGVPVRNKVAAAVVAAGAFAAVGQPLAANADAGQPAKPAAETQNLSAAVKGTPEAPASVKLLAAKTETGSHAEAQKLDKSTAIVQARVEQARAAQAAAERQAQEAAAKQRAEQAAAERSAKAASGYVKPAEGTFTSGFGARWGSSHKGIDIANSIGTPIKSVSAGKVISAGPASGFGQWVRVQHDDGTVTVYGHINTIDVSVGQQVDAGEQIATMGNKGQSTGPHLHFEVIEGGSKINPLPWLQKHGISV from the coding sequence ATGGGCAAGCACCGCAAGGAGGACGGTCATACCCCGATGGCGTCCCTCCGCGAGACCCTCGTGAACACCTTCAAGCCCCGTTCCGGCGAGTCCGGTGTCCCGGTCCGCAACAAGGTCGCCGCCGCGGTCGTCGCCGCCGGTGCCTTCGCGGCCGTCGGCCAGCCGCTGGCCGCCAACGCCGACGCAGGCCAGCCGGCCAAGCCGGCCGCCGAGACGCAGAACCTCAGCGCCGCGGTGAAGGGCACCCCGGAGGCCCCCGCCTCGGTCAAGCTGCTCGCGGCCAAGACCGAGACCGGCTCGCACGCCGAGGCGCAGAAGCTCGACAAGAGCACCGCCATCGTGCAGGCCAGGGTCGAGCAGGCCCGCGCCGCCCAGGCCGCGGCCGAGCGCCAGGCCCAGGAGGCCGCCGCGAAGCAGCGGGCCGAGCAGGCCGCCGCCGAGCGCAGCGCGAAGGCCGCCAGCGGCTACGTCAAGCCGGCCGAGGGCACCTTCACCTCCGGCTTCGGTGCCCGCTGGGGCAGCAGCCACAAGGGCATCGACATCGCCAACAGCATCGGCACGCCGATCAAGTCGGTGTCGGCGGGCAAGGTCATCAGCGCCGGCCCGGCCAGCGGCTTCGGCCAGTGGGTCCGGGTCCAGCACGACGACGGCACCGTGACCGTGTACGGCCACATCAACACGATCGACGTCAGCGTGGGCCAGCAGGTCGACGCCGGCGAGCAGATCGCCACGATGGGCAACAAGGGCCAGTCCACCGGCCCGCACCTGCACTTCGAGGTGATCGAGGGCGGCAGCAAGATCAACCCGCTGCCCTGGCTGCAGAAGCACGGCATCTCCGTCTGA
- a CDS encoding DsbA family protein encodes MPKTTNPVTQKSGFSINIILTLIVVVMAVVVIGGVLWINRDGNGSSLSGAVPAETLNKPDSSTLSQSPDGKVTVTEFLDYQCPACEQYYRGITKQVEQQYAGRINFVVRNFPLDMHPLARQAASAAEAAGMQGKFKEMYHALYDNYQAWAIAPDGQNVSSDSQKAAALIDQYAQQIGLDVNRLHQDMASPQIKAKLDRDLADGEAARVNSTPTLFINGKQFQAPSGDGVTYQQVADKFRAEIDQALAR; translated from the coding sequence ATGCCGAAGACGACTAATCCGGTCACCCAGAAGAGCGGCTTTTCGATCAACATCATCCTGACCCTCATCGTGGTGGTCATGGCGGTGGTTGTGATCGGCGGCGTGCTGTGGATCAACCGTGATGGCAACGGCAGCTCGCTCAGCGGCGCGGTCCCGGCCGAGACGCTGAACAAGCCCGACAGCAGCACCCTGAGCCAGTCCCCGGACGGCAAGGTGACCGTCACCGAGTTCCTCGACTACCAGTGCCCGGCGTGCGAGCAGTACTACCGCGGCATCACCAAGCAGGTCGAGCAGCAGTACGCCGGCCGCATCAACTTCGTCGTCCGCAACTTCCCGTTGGACATGCACCCGCTGGCCCGGCAGGCCGCCAGCGCCGCCGAGGCGGCGGGGATGCAGGGCAAGTTCAAGGAGATGTACCACGCGTTGTACGACAACTACCAGGCGTGGGCGATCGCTCCCGACGGCCAGAACGTCAGCTCCGACAGCCAGAAGGCCGCGGCCCTGATCGACCAGTACGCCCAGCAGATCGGCCTGGACGTCAACCGTCTCCACCAGGACATGGCCTCCCCGCAGATCAAGGCCAAGCTCGACCGGGACCTCGCCGACGGCGAGGCCGCCAGGGTCAACAGCACGCCCACGCTGTTCATCAACGGCAAGCAGTTCCAGGCGCCCAGCGGTGACGGCGTGACCTACCAGCAGGTCGCCGACAAGTTCCGCGCCGAGATCGACCAGGCGCTCGCCCGGTGA
- a CDS encoding GtrA family protein, giving the protein MSQTAQERSSAETPARRYWRLLSRFAAASVVATGVSQVVFVTSFALGAVAVVSTVLAWLAGAVPNFLLNRRTWGGGGRSALRGEILRYAVISVGTALLAAGATSAAESLAVSAFPGSRTPQVAVVWGAFLGTYLVMFVVKFFLVDRLVFASRR; this is encoded by the coding sequence GTGTCGCAGACCGCCCAGGAACGCAGCAGCGCGGAGACGCCCGCGCGCCGGTACTGGCGGCTGCTGAGCCGGTTCGCGGCGGCTTCGGTGGTGGCCACCGGCGTGAGCCAGGTCGTGTTCGTGACGTCGTTCGCGCTTGGTGCGGTCGCGGTCGTCTCGACGGTGCTGGCCTGGCTGGCGGGCGCGGTCCCCAACTTCCTGCTCAACAGGCGCACGTGGGGTGGTGGCGGCAGGTCGGCGCTGCGCGGCGAGATCCTGCGCTACGCCGTGATCTCGGTCGGCACCGCGCTGCTGGCCGCGGGCGCGACCAGCGCGGCGGAGTCCCTTGCGGTGTCGGCGTTCCCCGGCTCCCGGACGCCGCAGGTCGCCGTGGTCTGGGGCGCCTTCCTGGGCACCTACCTGGTGATGTTCGTGGTCAAGTTCTTCCTGGTCGACCGACTGGTGTTCGCCTCCCGCCGCTGA